GCTATGTGGCCGGGCATGGACGTCGGCGGTCCTTCCCGACTGCACGATGCGCCCGGCGCGCATCAGGGCCATGTGGTTCGAAAGCGCGAGCGCTTCGCGCTGATCGTGGGTGACCAGCAGCACGCTGGCGTCCAGCCGCGCGAACAGCGCGCGCAGCTCCAGTTGCAGTTCGCCGCGCAGGCGCTCGTCGAGGTTGGAAAGAGGCTCGTCGAGCAACAGCAGGCGGGGCCGGGGCGCCAGGGCCCGTGCCAGGGCCACCCGTTGCTGCTGGCCGCCGGACAGCTCCGAGACGCGCCGCCTCTCCAGCTGTGCCAGGCTCACCAGGGCGAGGGCCGCACGGGCGCGCGTGTGTGCTTCATGACGCGGGAGACCGCGCGCCCGCGGACCGTAGGCGGCGTTTCCCAGCACGCTGAGGTGCGGAAACAGTGCATACTCCTGAAACACCAGCGAAAGGTCGCGCCGCTCGGGAGGCGCGTTGGTGACGTCACGGCCGTCCATCACGATGTGTCCGGCGTCCGGGTGTTCGAGTCCGGCCACCAGTCGCAGCAGGGTGCTTTTCCCGCAGCCGCTCGGCCCGAGCAGTGCGAGGGTTTCACCCCCTGGAAGCGACAGTGAGACGCCCTGCAGGGCCCGCACACCGCCGTAGTGCTTGTGGACTTCTCGCACGTCCAGGGCGAGCGCGCTCACGCCACTTCCCCTTTGCCGCCCAGCAGCGTGAAGCTCGCCAGCGATAGCCCCATCAGCAGCGTCGCGAGCGCGCACGCTTCGCCGAGGTTGAGCGCTCCCGGGCGCGCGAGGCGTTCGGCAATGCCAATGCTGAGGGTCGCCCATTCGGGCCGCGAAAGGACCAGTGTCGCGGCAAACTCTCCCAGTACCGTTGCCAGCGCCAGGGCGGCCCCGCCGCGCAGGGCTGGTGCCACCAGCGGAAGCGCCACCGTTCGCCAGGCGCGTGGCGAAGAGCTGCCCAGACTCCGTGCCGCCTCAAGCAGCTGCACGGGCAGCGCACGCAACGCGGGCAGCAGGCTGCGCGTGACGAGCGGCGCGGCCAGCAGGACGTAGGCGGCCAGCAGCAGTGGCAATTCGGCGCGCAGCCGTGGGTACAGGAGCAGATACCCGACGGCCAGGCTGATCGGGGAGACCATCAGGGGCAGCAGCGACAACAGATCGAGCAGGCGTGAACGGG
The Deinococcus peraridilitoris DSM 19664 genome window above contains:
- a CDS encoding ABC transporter ATP-binding protein, with protein sequence MSALALDVREVHKHYGGVRALQGVSLSLPGGETLALLGPSGCGKSTLLRLVAGLEHPDAGHIVMDGRDVTNAPPERRDLSLVFQEYALFPHLSVLGNAAYGPRARGLPRHEAHTRARAALALVSLAQLERRRVSELSGGQQQRVALARALAPRPRLLLLDEPLSNLDERLRGELQLELRALFARLDASVLLVTHDQREALALSNHMALMRAGRIVQSGRTADVHARPHSAWAAAFLGHRNLLPRGREVLLVPEEAIELDAGEPYPVSEARPGDSGVRLRVSHDWGELQLHLSAREAQRSLTFDRAFVRLRVRQEACRLLPDDLADPPGGQA